In a single window of the Bacteroidales bacterium genome:
- a CDS encoding DUF4406 domain-containing protein, translated as MGNKKSLLILVAGPYRSGTKDIPELIEANVRAMNEMALELYKMGHLPVLGEWFALPIIETAGSKEIGDKIFNDIFHPIAVKLIDHCDAVLRIGGISSGADEMVNIGMQKGKIIFKSKSEIDKLL; from the coding sequence ATGGGAAACAAAAAATCATTATTAATTTTAGTTGCCGGACCTTACCGGTCTGGAACAAAAGACATTCCAGAACTAATTGAAGCAAATGTCAGGGCGATGAACGAAATGGCATTGGAACTTTATAAAATGGGACATTTGCCGGTTTTGGGTGAATGGTTTGCGTTACCCATAATAGAAACGGCTGGTTCTAAAGAAATTGGCGACAAAATATTTAATGATATTTTTCATCCAATTGCAGTGAAACTTATTGACCATTGCGACGCTGTTTTAAGAATTGGAGGGATTTCATCAGGCGCAGACGAAATGGTAAACATCGGAATGCAAAAAGGGAAAATAATATTCAAAAGTAAATCAGAAATAGACAAACTTCTCTAA